The following are encoded in a window of Psychrobacter sp. P11F6 genomic DNA:
- a CDS encoding IS5 family transposase produces the protein MPRTMLKDQHWTRLRPILLELNIYDKGNLRQTFEGVLYRMRVGCPWRDLPPYFGKPNTVYKAYQRWFRSNKLIALFALLTKDSDCEWVFIDGTHIKAHQHSNGSNEVEQAISKSVAGRATKIHLAVDAHGNPITFILSDGTTHDVKVAPDLIDEINLSSTDILCADKGYDSDPLRAHIERAGCFNNIPRKQNTKSTNNHMDWHLYKARHLVENAFAKLKNYRAVATRFDKLKQSYENTVALACAYLWLKL, from the coding sequence ATGCCTCGTACAATGCTCAAAGATCAACACTGGACAAGACTAAGACCTATATTACTAGAACTTAATATCTATGACAAAGGGAATCTTAGACAAACCTTTGAAGGCGTATTATATCGGATGCGTGTTGGCTGTCCTTGGCGTGATCTGCCACCTTACTTTGGTAAGCCTAATACCGTCTACAAGGCTTATCAGCGCTGGTTTCGTAGCAATAAACTGATTGCACTGTTCGCTTTATTAACTAAAGACTCAGACTGTGAATGGGTGTTTATCGATGGCACACACATTAAAGCACATCAGCACAGTAATGGTAGCAATGAGGTGGAACAAGCCATTAGTAAAAGTGTGGCAGGACGCGCAACCAAGATTCATTTAGCAGTTGATGCTCATGGCAACCCTATTACTTTTATCCTATCAGATGGCACGACTCACGATGTAAAGGTGGCTCCAGACTTAATTGATGAGATTAATTTAAGTAGTACAGACATACTATGTGCCGATAAGGGCTATGATTCTGATCCACTGCGAGCGCATATTGAACGAGCAGGTTGCTTCAATAATATTCCTCGAAAACAGAATACTAAGTCCACCAATAACCATATGGACTGGCACTTGTACAAGGCTCGACACTTAGTAGAAAATGCTTTTGCTAAGTTAAAAAACTACAGGGCGGTTGCAACTAGATTTGATAAGCTCAAGCAAAGTTATGAGAATACGGTGGCTCTCGCTTGTGCTTATCTTTGGTTGAAACTTTGA
- the ppk1 gene encoding polyphosphate kinase 1, translating to MDVNNKQDTDSNNTVIAVDNKSHTESRNDNLTEVAWQRSEDGSYSPSSYINRDLSLLQFHLRVLAQAASPRHPLLERLFFLIIFSSNIDEFFEIRVAGIMQKLNMGDVSTSVHGMRPSEVLNEISTVMHDAIAEQYRILNEDILPALALEDIRYLKRDELNAEQSAWMKRYFTEQVSPVLTPISIDPAHPFPRLVNKSLNFIATLEGKDAFGRDINLAIVPAPRSLPRVIRLPDELTGGKEHHVMLSAIIHEHIGELFPGMSVTGCHQFRLTRNADLDLADDVEDIAKALEGELENRRFGDKVRLEVTTDCPTPISDYLLNEFELHDNQLYRVNGPVNLTRLLFDFNIPALRYQPFTHVVPKEFRREMDKLDKATSMFAAMRKSDVLVHHPFHAFSPIINLLWQAASDPKVLAIKQTLYRSGTNSEIVKALAAAARNGKEVTAVIELRARFDEASNIAVANYLQEAGAVVVYGIVGYKTHAKLMLIVRREDDRIRRYVHLGTGNYHAANAKVYTDYGLFSADPDISEDVHNIFQELTGMGKPANLKKLLHAPFTLHDKLISFIDDEIAHAKAGKRAHIIVKVNALTERRLISKLYDASQAGVKIELILRSMCCLRPQVKGLSENITVRSVIGRFLEHTRVYYFYNNGDERLYCGSADWMDRNLFHRVEVAFPIEDKKLFKQVYQDGLLNYLKDNTQAWILSCDGAWQQLQPAAGETPHTAQEYLLKVINGVDASS from the coding sequence ATGGATGTGAATAATAAGCAGGACACTGATAGCAATAATACAGTGATAGCAGTTGATAATAAAAGCCATACAGAGAGTCGCAATGACAATTTAACTGAGGTTGCATGGCAGCGTTCAGAAGACGGCAGCTATTCACCCAGCAGTTATATCAATCGCGACTTGTCTTTATTACAGTTTCATTTACGTGTCTTAGCGCAGGCAGCAAGTCCTCGTCATCCGCTACTTGAGCGCTTGTTTTTCTTGATTATTTTCTCATCGAATATTGATGAGTTTTTTGAGATTCGTGTCGCAGGCATTATGCAAAAGCTCAATATGGGTGATGTCTCGACCAGTGTTCATGGCATGCGTCCCAGTGAAGTGCTGAATGAGATATCTACCGTAATGCACGACGCCATCGCTGAGCAATATCGTATTCTCAATGAAGATATCTTACCAGCACTGGCGCTTGAGGATATCCGTTATCTAAAACGCGACGAGCTAAATGCTGAGCAGTCGGCATGGATGAAGCGCTACTTCACTGAGCAAGTATCGCCAGTGTTGACACCGATTAGCATCGATCCGGCGCATCCGTTTCCGCGTTTGGTCAATAAGAGCTTAAACTTTATCGCTACTTTAGAAGGTAAAGATGCCTTTGGTCGTGATATCAATCTAGCGATTGTGCCCGCACCGCGCAGTTTGCCGCGCGTGATTCGCCTGCCTGATGAGCTGACAGGTGGCAAAGAGCATCACGTCATGCTCTCAGCTATTATTCATGAGCATATCGGTGAGCTGTTCCCTGGGATGAGTGTGACGGGCTGCCATCAGTTTAGACTGACGCGCAATGCCGATTTAGATTTGGCTGATGATGTTGAAGATATTGCTAAGGCTCTGGAGGGCGAGCTAGAAAACCGCCGCTTCGGTGATAAAGTGCGGCTAGAAGTCACCACCGATTGTCCAACGCCTATCAGTGATTATTTGCTTAATGAATTTGAGCTGCATGACAATCAGCTGTACCGCGTCAATGGTCCTGTCAACTTAACGCGCTTATTGTTTGATTTCAATATTCCAGCGCTGCGCTATCAGCCCTTTACCCATGTGGTGCCAAAAGAGTTCCGTCGTGAGATGGATAAGCTGGACAAAGCAACCAGTATGTTTGCCGCCATGCGTAAAAGCGATGTGCTAGTGCATCATCCTTTTCATGCGTTTTCACCGATTATCAATCTGCTTTGGCAAGCGGCGAGCGATCCAAAAGTGTTAGCGATTAAGCAGACATTGTACCGCTCAGGCACCAATTCAGAAATCGTTAAAGCATTGGCTGCTGCTGCTCGTAATGGTAAAGAAGTCACTGCCGTCATCGAGCTGCGTGCGCGTTTCGATGAAGCCTCTAATATCGCCGTCGCCAATTATTTGCAAGAAGCGGGTGCGGTCGTCGTGTACGGGATTGTCGGCTATAAAACCCACGCCAAGCTGATGCTTATTGTGCGCCGTGAGGATGATCGAATCCGCCGCTATGTGCATTTAGGGACGGGCAACTATCATGCCGCCAATGCCAAAGTTTATACCGATTATGGTTTATTTAGCGCAGATCCTGATATCTCAGAGGATGTACATAATATATTTCAAGAGCTGACGGGAATGGGTAAGCCTGCCAATCTCAAAAAGCTGCTGCATGCGCCTTTTACCTTGCATGATAAGTTGATAAGTTTTATCGATGATGAAATTGCTCATGCGAAAGCCGGCAAGCGCGCTCATATTATCGTTAAGGTTAACGCTTTAACCGAACGTCGATTGATTAGCAAGTTATATGATGCCTCGCAAGCAGGCGTCAAAATCGAGCTCATTTTACGCTCCATGTGTTGTTTGCGTCCGCAAGTAAAAGGTCTGTCAGAAAACATTACTGTACGCTCTGTTATTGGGCGTTTTTTAGAGCATACGCGTGTTTATTATTTCTATAATAATGGCGACGAACGCTTATATTGTGGTAGTGCAGACTGGATGGATCGTAATTTATTCCATCGCGTCGAAGTGGCGTTTCCAATCGAAGACAAAAAACTGTTTAAACAAGTATATCAAGACGGTTTACTTAACTATCTGAAAGACAATACCCAAGCGTGGATACTTAGCTGTGATGGTGCTTGGCAGCAGCTGCAACCAGCCGCAGGTGAAACGCCGCATACCGCTCAAGAGTATTTATTAAAAGTGATTAATGGCGTTGATGCATCAAGCTAG
- the mtgA gene encoding monofunctional biosynthetic peptidoglycan transglycosylase yields MASFGKFFKRLLMAIMLLVVAFHVLVAGLLLIWKTQPINNSMFMLTHRLTGGTVTQTWAEYDAIAKSAKQAAIVSEDSTFSQHNGFDFKGIEAARKKNEETGKMSAGGSTITQQLAKNLFLTSHRSYVRKIEEAIITVMIETLWDKQRILTAYLNVAEFGNGIYGIEAAAQHYFDKSAAKLNRDESALLIAMLTNPKYYEDNQGDRRLRNKQRIIKKRMSNAVLPQSA; encoded by the coding sequence ATGGCAAGTTTTGGCAAATTTTTCAAACGATTATTGATGGCAATCATGCTATTGGTCGTTGCATTTCATGTATTAGTTGCTGGGCTACTATTAATTTGGAAAACGCAGCCGATTAATAACAGCATGTTTATGCTGACTCATCGTTTGACGGGCGGTACTGTCACCCAAACTTGGGCTGAATACGATGCCATCGCAAAATCTGCCAAACAAGCCGCGATAGTGAGTGAGGATTCGACATTTAGTCAGCATAATGGTTTTGATTTCAAAGGCATTGAGGCGGCACGTAAGAAAAATGAAGAGACGGGTAAGATGTCCGCTGGTGGCTCGACGATTACCCAGCAGCTAGCAAAAAACTTATTTTTGACCTCGCATCGCTCGTATGTTCGTAAAATTGAGGAAGCGATTATCACTGTCATGATTGAGACATTATGGGACAAGCAGCGTATCTTGACTGCTTATCTCAATGTGGCAGAGTTTGGCAATGGTATTTATGGTATCGAAGCAGCCGCTCAGCATTACTTTGATAAATCTGCTGCCAAGCTGAACCGTGATGAATCAGCCTTACTTATCGCTATGTTGACCAATCCAAAATACTACGAAGACAATCAGGGTGATAGACGTTTACGCAATAAACAACGTATTATCAAAAAGCGCATGAGCAATGCGGTGTTACCACAATCGGCTTAA
- a CDS encoding glutaredoxin family protein: MYDDNNIKALRERMVAANPDLGHAENNDKWWLLGTSGCHLCDIAKQVLIQFQAVQPITYQQVDIAHFDEPLMMEFATTIPVILTPSTRLNYPFSVMDLQQLFIQS, from the coding sequence ATGTACGATGATAATAATATAAAAGCCTTACGGGAACGTATGGTTGCTGCAAACCCCGATCTTGGTCATGCTGAAAATAATGATAAATGGTGGCTACTTGGAACGTCTGGCTGTCATTTGTGCGACATCGCGAAGCAAGTGCTGATTCAATTTCAAGCCGTACAGCCGATTACCTATCAACAGGTCGATATCGCACATTTCGATGAACCATTGATGATGGAATTTGCCACCACTATTCCGGTGATTTTGACACCATCAACACGATTAAACTATCCATTTTCAGTCATGGATTTACAGCAACTTTTCATACAATCATAG
- a CDS encoding alpha-hydroxy acid oxidase: MKNLSKITEIEDLRRVAERKVPRMFYDYVDSGSWTETTYRSNETDFDRIKLRQRVLVDMDNRSLATHMIGEEVKMPVAIAPTGFTGMMWADGEIHAARAAEKFGIPFSLSTMSICSIEDIATHTSKPFWFQLYVMRDHDYVANLIQRAKDANCSALILTADLQVLGQRHKDIKNGLSAPPRPTLANIVNLMTKPQWCMNMLGTKRHSFGNIVGHAKGVDDLSSLTAWTEEQFDPRLSWDDVARIKDMWGGKLIIKGIMEPEDAIMAARSGADALVVSNHGGRQLDGALSSISALSDIVQAVHAEDSDIEVWLDSGIRSGQDVLKARALGAKGTMIGRAFLYGLGAYGEDGVRRALEIIHKECDLSMAFCGHTDINNVTTDILVKGIYENLKVANR; the protein is encoded by the coding sequence ATGAAAAATTTGAGCAAAATCACTGAAATTGAAGACCTGCGCCGCGTTGCCGAACGTAAAGTACCGCGTATGTTTTATGATTATGTCGATTCAGGCTCATGGACTGAGACGACTTATCGTAGCAATGAAACCGACTTTGACCGTATCAAGTTACGCCAGCGAGTATTGGTAGATATGGACAATCGCAGTCTAGCAACCCACATGATTGGCGAAGAGGTAAAAATGCCCGTCGCCATCGCGCCCACTGGCTTTACCGGTATGATGTGGGCGGATGGTGAGATTCATGCCGCGCGGGCAGCAGAAAAATTCGGCATACCGTTTTCGCTATCGACCATGAGTATCTGCTCTATCGAAGATATTGCCACTCATACCAGCAAGCCCTTTTGGTTTCAGCTATATGTGATGCGCGATCATGACTATGTGGCCAATCTCATTCAACGGGCGAAAGATGCCAATTGTTCGGCGTTGATTCTTACCGCGGATTTACAAGTGCTGGGACAGCGCCATAAGGACATCAAAAATGGCTTGTCTGCACCGCCTAGACCTACACTTGCCAATATCGTCAACTTGATGACCAAGCCTCAGTGGTGTATGAATATGCTGGGCACCAAACGTCATAGCTTTGGCAATATCGTCGGTCATGCGAAAGGCGTCGATGACTTATCTTCTCTCACCGCTTGGACGGAAGAGCAATTTGATCCGCGCTTGAGCTGGGATGACGTGGCACGCATCAAAGATATGTGGGGCGGCAAATTAATTATTAAAGGTATCATGGAACCTGAAGATGCCATTATGGCTGCTCGTAGCGGTGCCGATGCACTGGTCGTCTCAAACCACGGTGGTCGTCAATTAGATGGCGCCCTCTCCTCCATTTCTGCCCTATCCGATATCGTACAAGCTGTGCATGCTGAAGATAGCGATATCGAGGTGTGGTTAGACAGCGGTATTCGCTCGGGTCAGGATGTACTAAAAGCGCGCGCATTGGGTGCAAAAGGCACGATGATTGGTCGCGCTTTTCTTTACGGTCTGGGCGCTTATGGCGAAGATGGCGTGCGACGTGCGCTGGAAATCATCCATAAAGAATGCGATCTATCGATGGCATTCTGTGGTCACACTGATATCAATAATGTCACCACTGATATATTGGTAAAAGGCATTTATGAGAACCTCAAAGTTGCTAATCGTTAA
- a CDS encoding rhomboid family intramembrane serine protease yields MTIQQLLKTAPVTTLLLASFIGLFIMQVLTGVDANNPSTEALLKWGANALPFTMGDEPWRLVSSAFLHIGLMHLLFNGFAMYFFGQIAEPMFGSAKFLALFLLAAIGGNLLNNYVTWHSIVEGTGQPGLSAGASGGIMGIGAALLIAALFKISVNGMVLNLKSLIFIMGINLVYGFAVPGIDNAGHIGGAVTGLVIALAFAVAYRQRMTIALQNTPNPATYEDRYRTTYINFPVSSDTDSSANNEHFNNADFDNNSSFHPDSAVKSHLNTHANHSHLSEQETPTKSILIWQLLPWLMMLLISIGFIWWWQDIHDQILQVLKTIE; encoded by the coding sequence ATGACCATTCAACAATTATTAAAAACAGCCCCTGTCACCACGCTGTTACTAGCCAGCTTTATTGGGTTATTCATCATGCAAGTACTGACAGGCGTCGATGCCAATAATCCATCGACTGAGGCGCTCTTAAAATGGGGTGCCAATGCATTGCCATTTACCATGGGTGATGAGCCGTGGCGCTTGGTCAGCAGTGCCTTTTTACACATCGGCTTGATGCATTTATTGTTTAATGGATTTGCCATGTATTTCTTTGGGCAGATTGCCGAGCCGATGTTTGGCTCAGCCAAGTTTTTGGCATTGTTTTTACTGGCGGCGATCGGGGGCAACTTACTGAATAACTATGTCACGTGGCACAGTATTGTAGAAGGAACTGGTCAACCGGGTCTATCGGCTGGGGCGTCAGGTGGCATCATGGGTATCGGCGCAGCACTATTAATAGCCGCACTGTTTAAAATATCGGTCAATGGGATGGTACTCAATCTTAAAAGCTTGATATTTATCATGGGCATCAACCTTGTTTATGGTTTCGCCGTACCGGGTATCGATAATGCAGGGCATATCGGCGGCGCGGTGACTGGCTTAGTGATTGCACTGGCGTTCGCAGTCGCCTACCGTCAGCGTATGACAATAGCGTTACAGAATACGCCTAACCCAGCTACTTATGAAGACCGTTATCGAACGACTTATATCAATTTTCCAGTAAGCAGCGATACTGACTCTTCTGCTAATAACGAGCACTTTAATAATGCTGATTTTGACAATAACAGCAGTTTCCACCCCGACTCTGCTGTAAAATCACACTTAAATACTCATGCTAATCACAGCCACCTTAGTGAACAAGAAACACCGACCAAATCTATCCTTATTTGGCAATTACTACCATGGCTAATGATGCTACTGATTAGCATTGGCTTTATTTGGTGGTGGCAAGATATTCATGATCAAATACTACAAGTATTAAAAACCATTGAGTAA
- a CDS encoding MipA/OmpV family protein yields the protein MFKPVALPHISTRVMLSALTATALFSVASMSNAALFKDNLPTDQDAVLSVGVNVIAVNSAYDMEDSLDVRVLPGAFYDNNRFYVRGAQAGAYIINDGKNQLSAYAQLAGNDFDPDDARGALQGLDEREASVAAGLTYLRRTPVGGFRAQIATDVLDRSGGNTARLTYLARITKDKLTVYPSIGFEYNDADYNEYYYGVSEKESAETGVAAYKSNSSLNPYVNISANYDFNERWALFANQSLSYLPNEQYDSPMVDSRTESTSTLGLLYKF from the coding sequence ATGTTTAAACCTGTAGCGCTACCTCATATTTCTACGCGCGTCATGCTTAGCGCATTAACGGCTACCGCGTTATTTAGTGTCGCCAGTATGTCCAATGCTGCACTTTTTAAGGACAATTTACCTACTGACCAAGACGCTGTATTAAGCGTAGGCGTCAACGTCATAGCCGTCAACTCAGCCTACGATATGGAAGACAGCCTTGATGTACGTGTATTGCCGGGCGCGTTTTATGACAACAATAGATTCTATGTGCGCGGCGCCCAAGCGGGTGCTTATATCATTAATGATGGCAAAAATCAGCTGTCGGCTTATGCTCAGCTCGCTGGCAACGATTTCGATCCTGATGATGCTAGAGGCGCATTACAAGGTCTTGATGAGCGTGAAGCGTCAGTCGCTGCTGGTCTTACTTATTTGCGCCGCACGCCCGTTGGTGGTTTCCGTGCTCAAATCGCGACTGATGTTTTAGACCGTAGCGGTGGTAACACAGCTCGCTTGACGTATCTTGCTAGAATTACAAAAGACAAGCTAACGGTCTATCCAAGCATTGGTTTTGAATACAACGATGCTGACTATAATGAATACTATTATGGCGTCAGCGAAAAAGAGTCAGCGGAAACAGGCGTCGCGGCTTATAAGTCCAATTCGAGCTTAAATCCTTACGTTAACATTAGTGCCAACTATGATTTCAATGAACGTTGGGCATTGTTTGCCAATCAAAGCTTAAGCTATTTGCCGAATGAACAATACGATAGCCCAATGGTTGACTCGCGTACTGAGTCAACCTCGACGCTTGGTTTGCTGTATAAGTTTTAA
- a CDS encoding DUF6602 domain-containing protein: protein MSIISKSFNNKINNLKGEFEVNKSVVHQGIKGGLNENGILLLIKDVIPQKFKLTKGVTENSKGDQSNESDILIYNDEILPPYIKEDLTFVPIEAVKYIFEVKSTLNSKELKTTIGKFERFGSIGGTSPTVLFSFSSDIKGSELVRYKKNESAFYTKPNLIALCVSYKCYYFKHKSEHYLKDQMSNTDFIKLLDKSDGSTLQDAFDAFRESISNNELLSKMSRVEFASFIKNFINMDNNINNLDKKELTVNGIKYSEIKFTVHRWYGIESTTDNDVILSLLSGISNTLSQKSFGSYFLSGKKLDYKVFAICYEDMWGNLSAQDFDEKGLKYDTERVSFKFESSNDYNKMIFTINKDKSSQD from the coding sequence ATGAGTATTATCTCTAAATCATTTAATAACAAAATAAATAACCTCAAAGGTGAGTTTGAGGTAAATAAGAGTGTTGTACATCAAGGAATAAAGGGTGGATTGAATGAAAATGGTATATTGTTACTAATAAAAGATGTAATTCCTCAGAAGTTTAAGCTTACTAAAGGTGTTACAGAAAATTCCAAAGGCGATCAATCAAATGAAAGTGATATTCTAATATATAATGATGAAATACTTCCTCCATATATAAAAGAGGATTTAACTTTTGTTCCTATAGAAGCTGTAAAATATATTTTCGAAGTTAAGAGTACGTTGAACTCTAAAGAACTTAAAACAACTATTGGAAAGTTTGAAAGATTTGGATCAATTGGAGGTACTTCACCTACTGTACTGTTTTCATTCTCTAGCGATATTAAAGGTAGTGAACTAGTACGCTATAAAAAAAACGAAAGTGCTTTTTATACTAAGCCGAATTTAATAGCTTTATGCGTTTCTTATAAGTGCTATTATTTTAAACATAAGTCAGAACATTATCTTAAAGATCAAATGAGTAATACAGACTTTATTAAGCTATTGGATAAATCAGACGGCTCGACTCTTCAAGATGCATTTGACGCTTTTCGTGAATCGATTTCAAACAATGAACTACTATCAAAAATGAGCAGAGTAGAGTTTGCTTCCTTCATTAAAAACTTTATTAATATGGATAATAATATAAATAATCTAGATAAGAAAGAGCTTACAGTCAATGGAATTAAATATAGTGAGATTAAGTTTACAGTCCATAGATGGTATGGTATTGAGTCCACTACTGATAACGATGTAATATTATCTCTTTTATCAGGAATATCTAACACGCTTTCTCAGAAGAGTTTTGGAAGTTATTTTCTTAGCGGTAAAAAGCTTGACTATAAAGTATTTGCTATTTGCTATGAGGACATGTGGGGAAACCTAAGTGCTCAAGATTTTGATGAAAAGGGTTTAAAATACGATACTGAGAGAGTAAGCTTTAAATTTGAAAGTAGTAACGATTACAATAAAATGATATTTACAATTAATAAAGATAAGAGTAGTCAAGATTAA
- the fumC gene encoding class II fumarate hydratase, translating into MSTQNQATRTEKDTMGNVEVPADAYWGAQTQRSRENFKIGGETLPRPMIEAMALVKKAAAITNASLERIDADKRDLIVQAADEVINGGLTDQFPLVVWQTGSGTQSNMNMNEVLANRANEIAGSERGSYMPIHPNDHVNHAQSTNDSFPTAIRVAAAREINGLLIPAVKALRDTLAAKAKEFDSIVKIGRTHLQDATPLTLGQEFSGYVSQLDHSLTRIDNALQGLYELPLGGTAVGTGLNAHPDYAVKSAEQLAELTGLPFVTSPNKFEALAARDAEVFASGALKTLAASLNKIANDVRWLASGPRCGLGELTIPENEPGSSIMPGKVNPTQSEAMTMVVAQVMGNDVTISMAGASGNFELNVYKPVIAFNLLQSIKLLGDACNSFNENCAVGIEPVKDKIDDFLHNSLMLVTALNRHVGYENAAKIAKTAYKENKTLKQVAVELELLTEAQFDEWVIPADMVHPK; encoded by the coding sequence ATGTCGACACAGAATCAGGCAACTCGTACCGAAAAAGATACCATGGGCAACGTGGAAGTCCCAGCTGACGCTTATTGGGGTGCGCAAACTCAGCGTAGCCGTGAAAACTTCAAAATCGGTGGCGAGACGTTGCCGCGTCCAATGATTGAAGCAATGGCACTGGTCAAAAAAGCCGCTGCGATTACCAACGCTAGCCTTGAGCGTATCGACGCTGACAAGCGCGATTTAATCGTGCAAGCCGCTGACGAAGTCATCAACGGTGGTTTAACCGATCAGTTCCCATTAGTGGTATGGCAGACAGGTTCTGGCACCCAGTCAAACATGAACATGAATGAAGTACTAGCCAACCGTGCCAACGAAATCGCTGGTTCTGAGCGCGGCAGCTACATGCCAATTCACCCAAATGATCATGTAAACCATGCACAGTCTACCAACGACAGCTTCCCAACGGCGATTCGTGTTGCCGCTGCGCGTGAAATCAACGGTTTATTGATTCCAGCCGTAAAAGCACTACGTGATACCTTGGCTGCTAAAGCGAAAGAATTTGATAGCATTGTTAAAATTGGTCGTACGCATTTACAAGACGCGACGCCTTTGACTTTAGGTCAAGAATTTAGCGGCTATGTAAGTCAACTTGACCATTCATTGACTCGTATCGATAACGCGCTACAAGGTCTATATGAATTGCCACTAGGCGGTACAGCGGTTGGTACGGGTCTAAACGCCCATCCTGATTATGCGGTAAAATCAGCTGAGCAATTGGCTGAATTAACAGGCTTGCCGTTCGTAACGTCACCGAATAAATTTGAAGCACTAGCGGCTCGTGATGCGGAAGTATTTGCTTCTGGCGCACTAAAAACGCTAGCCGCTAGCTTAAACAAAATCGCTAACGACGTACGTTGGTTGGCATCTGGTCCTCGTTGTGGTCTGGGCGAATTGACAATTCCTGAAAATGAGCCAGGCTCTTCTATCATGCCGGGTAAAGTGAACCCAACCCAGTCAGAAGCAATGACGATGGTTGTGGCGCAAGTGATGGGTAACGACGTCACTATCAGCATGGCAGGCGCGTCAGGTAACTTTGAGCTAAACGTTTATAAGCCAGTAATCGCCTTTAACTTATTGCAATCTATCAAGCTGCTTGGTGATGCGTGCAATAGCTTCAACGAAAACTGTGCTGTTGGTATCGAGCCAGTAAAAGATAAAATCGATGACTTCTTGCACAATTCATTGATGCTAGTGACTGCGCTTAACCGTCATGTTGGTTATGAGAATGCAGCAAAAATCGCTAAAACGGCTTATAAAGAAAATAAGACTTTGAAGCAAGTGGCGGTTGAGCTAGAGCTATTAACTGAAGCGCAATTTGATGAGTGGGTAATTCCTGCTGATATGGTACATCCTAAGTAG
- a CDS encoding 5-formyltetrahydrofolate cyclo-ligase: MHPELKNSEFQTSTVSNPPRRQFTRQRRQLTDGERSQYARMASLHLVKLQQRLAPRARIGLYYDGFGELPTQPLLDWCQRLGYSSYLPVVGSLGRTSNNSDDKHLRFVPVYQSKLLNIPTRIHSLGMKQNHHRRLLWARELDVIICPLVAVDLNGNRMGMGGGFYDTTLGYSYRSGAKKPLKIGWCYDFQVVEQLQRQPWDVPLDGLITPSGLRWF; this comes from the coding sequence ATGCATCCTGAGTTAAAAAATTCTGAGTTTCAGACATCTACCGTTAGCAATCCGCCGAGACGGCAATTTACTCGCCAGCGTCGTCAGTTAACAGATGGGGAGCGCAGCCAATACGCGCGCATGGCAAGTTTGCATTTAGTTAAGTTGCAACAGCGCTTAGCACCGCGTGCGCGTATTGGTTTATATTACGATGGCTTTGGCGAATTACCTACTCAGCCACTATTGGATTGGTGTCAACGCTTAGGCTATTCATCTTACTTACCAGTCGTTGGCTCACTTGGTCGTACTAGCAATAACAGCGATGATAAACATCTACGCTTTGTGCCTGTTTATCAATCAAAGCTGCTCAATATACCGACTCGCATTCATAGCTTAGGCATGAAGCAAAACCATCATCGCCGTCTACTTTGGGCACGAGAATTAGATGTGATTATTTGTCCGCTCGTGGCAGTAGATCTCAACGGCAATCGTATGGGCATGGGTGGCGGCTTTTATGATACGACGCTTGGTTACAGCTATCGATCAGGGGCAAAAAAACCGTTAAAGATAGGCTGGTGTTATGATTTTCAAGTGGTTGAACAATTACAGCGGCAACCGTGGGATGTGCCACTAGATGGCTTAATTACCCCAAGTGGCTTGAGGTGGTTTTGA